One window of the Sebastes umbrosus isolate fSebUmb1 chromosome 1, fSebUmb1.pri, whole genome shotgun sequence genome contains the following:
- the wu:fb55g09 gene encoding uncharacterized protein wu:fb55g09, giving the protein MLSEMMCRRSCQQQLQLQQQQQQQHQDGKEGPQRDPSSRRKHGWSKSCRGRLQGRRTGGGGWPRGRTHHQPQRHHPQFHHPRHFQRPVMSLRPVNVKGNIARGMRAPKNTNQFLMHEKYQMLHLRSDSVGSDSGSSSDSDVELTDMDSYLGVLENARGALLDSPNPHGSTTPPGQIVVLHEDSLRLHKDSLHLHEDSLRLQDDSLRLQEDSMQYFPSEDDLIQSQNFMQRDFVEFCDILTP; this is encoded by the coding sequence ATGCTCTCAGAGATGATGTGCAGGAGGAGctgccagcagcagctgcagctgcagcagcagcagcagcagcagcatcaggatGGGAAAGAGGGTCCGCAGAGGGACCCTTCCAGCCGCAGGAAGCACGGCTGGTCCAAGAGCTGCAGGGGGCGCCTGCAGGGGCGGAGGACAGGAGGGGGAGGGTGGCCAAGAGGGCGCACTCACCACCAACCTCAACGTCATCATCCTCAATTCCATCACCCCAGACACTTCCAGAGGCCCGTGATGTCCCTCCGGCCCGTCAACGTCAAAGGAAACATAGCGAGAGGGATGCGCGCCCCCAAGAACACCAACCAGTTCCTGATGCACGAGAAGTATCAGATGCTGCACCTGCGCTCCGACTCGGTGGGGAGCGACAGCGGCAGCAGCTCCGACAGCGACGTGGAGCTCACAGACATGGACTCGTACCTGGGCGTCCTGGAGAATGCAAGAGGAGCCCTCTTGGACAGTCCCAACCCACACGGCTCAACGACGCCACCGGGACAGATCGTGGTACTGCACGAGGACAGTCTGCGTCTGCACAAGGACAGTCTGCATCTGCACGAGGACAGTCTGCGTCTGCAGGATGACAGTTTGCGTCTGCAGGAGGACAGCATGCAGTATTTCCCCTCTGAGGATGACCTGATTCAGAGTCAGAATTTCATGCAGAGGGACTTTGTTGAGTTTTGTGACATCCTGACACCCTGA
- the nisch gene encoding nischarin isoform X3, with protein MESAPFPEEVSERKLCVVGSELVENYTVYIIEVLDGEHRWTVKHRYSDFHDLHEKLTAEKKVDRRLLPPKKMLGKNSKSLVERRQKELELYLQTLLQQFPQATPTPLASFLHFHFYEINGITAALAEELFHKGEQLLQAGEVFSLHPLQLYSVSQQLRLAKPTCCNGDAKTDLGHILDFTCRLRYLKMCGTRGPVGTSNIQESTLPFDLSVFKSLLQIEISECSAQQIRGLSSLRSSLATLSIHNSTEAMMSILVPEASEFSQWEAEGAESGCPVTAVIPVWRNLTTLDMSHNGISTIDSSVKLIPKVEFLDLSHNQLSTVENLQHLYNLVHVDLSYNSLRVLEAAHTRLGNIKTLNLAGNQLDQLTGLTKLYSLVNLDLSHNQLAQLEEIRNIGSLPCLEKLNLSSNPMFIIPDYRTKVLTQFGDRAAEVCLDGKVTTEKELDTVEVLKAIQKAKEVKDRMSSGDKKISEETRLSAAAPPHLSSSSPPSSSSCCSSAVAPPAVTSSSSSSSSSSSSSSSSSSSSCPAQQAACLSQGNHK; from the exons ATGGAGTCCGCCCCGTTTCCAGAGGAAGTCTCGGAGAGGAAACTGTGTGTTGTCGGTTCAGAGCTGGTGGAAAACTACACA GTTTATATCATCGAGGTGTTGGATGGAGAGCACAGATGGACTGTGAAGCACCGCTACAGTGACTTCCACGACCTCCATGAGAAG CTGACTGCAGAGAAGAAGGTGGACCGACGGCTGCTGCCTCCAAAGAAGATGTTGGGGAAGAACTCAAAGAGTCTGGTGGAGCGGCGGCAGAAGGAGCTGGAGCTCTACCTGCAGACGCTGCTGCAGCAGTTCCCGCAGGCCACGCCGACTCCGCTCGCATCCTTCCTGCACTTTCACTTCTAC gAGATTAACGGCATCACAGCAGCTCTGGCTGAGGAGTTGTTTCATAAAG gTGAGCAGCTGCTGCAAGCTGGCGAGGTGTTTTCCCTCCATCCTCTGCAGCTTTACTCCGTCTCCCAGCAGCTACGTCTGGCCAAACCAACCTGCTGTAACGGAGACGCCAAGACTGACCTGGGACACATCCTGGACTTCACCTGCAGGCTGCGATACCTCAAG ATGTGTGGTACCAGAGGCCCAGTAGGAACCAGTAACATCCAGGAGAGCACTCTCCCCTTCGACCTGTCTGTTTTCAAATCACTGCTGCAGATAGAg aTTAGCGAGTGCAGCGCTCAGCAGATTCGAGGTCTGTCGTCTCTGAGGTCGAGTCTGGCAACTTTGAGTATCCACAACTCGACGGAAGCTATGATG TCGATCCTGGTCCCGGAGGCGAGCGAGTTCTCACAGTGGGAGGCTGAGGGGGCCGAGTCGGGCTGTCCCGTCACCGCTGTCATCCCCGTGTGGAGAAACCTGACCACGCTGGACATGAGCCACAACGGCATCAGCACCATCGACAGCTCAGTG AAACTGATTCCCAAGGTGGAGTTTTTGGATCTGAGCCACAACCAGCTGTCCACAGTGGAAAACCTCCAG CACCTGTACAATCTGGTCCACGTGGATCTGTCCTATAACAGCCTGCGGGTCCTGGAAGCTGCTCACACCCGTCTGGGCAACATCAAAACCTTGAACCTGGCCGGCAACCAGCTGGACCAACTGACCGGCCTCACCAAGCTCTACTCTCTGGTTAACCTGGACCTCAGCCACAACCAGCTGGCCCAG tTGGAGGAGATCAGGAACATCGGCTCTCTGCCCTGTCTGGAGAAACTCAACCTGTCCAGTAACCCCATGTTCATCATCCCAGACTACAGAACCAAAGTCCTGACCCAGTTTGGAGACCGCGCAGCAGAG GTTTGTCTGGACGGAAAAGTGACGACAGAGAAGGAGCTGGACACAGTGGAAGTGTTGAAAGCCATTCAGAAAGCCAAAGAAGTCAAAGACCGAATGAGCAGCGGCGACAAGAAG ATCAGTGAGGAGACCAggctgtctgctgctgcacctcctcacctctcctcctcctctcccccctcctcttcctcctgctgctcctctgctgttgctcctcctgctgtcacctcttcctcttcttcttcctcctcctcctcctcctcctcctcctcctcctcttcctcttcctgtccgGCCCAGCAGGCTGCCTGCCTCAGCCAAGGTAATCAT AAGTGA
- the nisch gene encoding nischarin isoform X2: protein MESAPFPEEVSERKLCVVGSELVENYTVYIIEVLDGEHRWTVKHRYSDFHDLHEKLTAEKKVDRRLLPPKKMLGKNSKSLVERRQKELELYLQTLLQQFPQATPTPLASFLHFHFYEINGITAALAEELFHKGEQLLQAGEVFSLHPLQLYSVSQQLRLAKPTCCNGDAKTDLGHILDFTCRLRYLKMCGTRGPVGTSNIQESTLPFDLSVFKSLLQIEISECSAQQIRGLSSLRSSLATLSIHNSTEAMMSILVPEASEFSQWEAEGAESGCPVTAVIPVWRNLTTLDMSHNGISTIDSSVKLIPKVEFLDLSHNQLSTVENLQHLYNLVHVDLSYNSLRVLEAAHTRLGNIKTLNLAGNQLDQLTGLTKLYSLVNLDLSHNQLAQLEEIRNIGSLPCLEKLNLSSNPMFIIPDYRTKVLTQFGDRAAEVCLDGKVTTEKELDTVEVLKAIQKAKEVKDRMSSGDKKISEETRLSAAAPPHLSSSSPPSSSSCCSSAVAPPAVTSSSSSSSSSSSSSSSSSSSSCPAQQAACLSQEVTDREEDAVPPSVLTPEDTSPPPISFTNTHLLSADPAQVQQPAVCLSEHTLCGAPTSITTTTTTTTTNNV from the exons ATGGAGTCCGCCCCGTTTCCAGAGGAAGTCTCGGAGAGGAAACTGTGTGTTGTCGGTTCAGAGCTGGTGGAAAACTACACA GTTTATATCATCGAGGTGTTGGATGGAGAGCACAGATGGACTGTGAAGCACCGCTACAGTGACTTCCACGACCTCCATGAGAAG CTGACTGCAGAGAAGAAGGTGGACCGACGGCTGCTGCCTCCAAAGAAGATGTTGGGGAAGAACTCAAAGAGTCTGGTGGAGCGGCGGCAGAAGGAGCTGGAGCTCTACCTGCAGACGCTGCTGCAGCAGTTCCCGCAGGCCACGCCGACTCCGCTCGCATCCTTCCTGCACTTTCACTTCTAC gAGATTAACGGCATCACAGCAGCTCTGGCTGAGGAGTTGTTTCATAAAG gTGAGCAGCTGCTGCAAGCTGGCGAGGTGTTTTCCCTCCATCCTCTGCAGCTTTACTCCGTCTCCCAGCAGCTACGTCTGGCCAAACCAACCTGCTGTAACGGAGACGCCAAGACTGACCTGGGACACATCCTGGACTTCACCTGCAGGCTGCGATACCTCAAG ATGTGTGGTACCAGAGGCCCAGTAGGAACCAGTAACATCCAGGAGAGCACTCTCCCCTTCGACCTGTCTGTTTTCAAATCACTGCTGCAGATAGAg aTTAGCGAGTGCAGCGCTCAGCAGATTCGAGGTCTGTCGTCTCTGAGGTCGAGTCTGGCAACTTTGAGTATCCACAACTCGACGGAAGCTATGATG TCGATCCTGGTCCCGGAGGCGAGCGAGTTCTCACAGTGGGAGGCTGAGGGGGCCGAGTCGGGCTGTCCCGTCACCGCTGTCATCCCCGTGTGGAGAAACCTGACCACGCTGGACATGAGCCACAACGGCATCAGCACCATCGACAGCTCAGTG AAACTGATTCCCAAGGTGGAGTTTTTGGATCTGAGCCACAACCAGCTGTCCACAGTGGAAAACCTCCAG CACCTGTACAATCTGGTCCACGTGGATCTGTCCTATAACAGCCTGCGGGTCCTGGAAGCTGCTCACACCCGTCTGGGCAACATCAAAACCTTGAACCTGGCCGGCAACCAGCTGGACCAACTGACCGGCCTCACCAAGCTCTACTCTCTGGTTAACCTGGACCTCAGCCACAACCAGCTGGCCCAG tTGGAGGAGATCAGGAACATCGGCTCTCTGCCCTGTCTGGAGAAACTCAACCTGTCCAGTAACCCCATGTTCATCATCCCAGACTACAGAACCAAAGTCCTGACCCAGTTTGGAGACCGCGCAGCAGAG GTTTGTCTGGACGGAAAAGTGACGACAGAGAAGGAGCTGGACACAGTGGAAGTGTTGAAAGCCATTCAGAAAGCCAAAGAAGTCAAAGACCGAATGAGCAGCGGCGACAAGAAG ATCAGTGAGGAGACCAggctgtctgctgctgcacctcctcacctctcctcctcctctcccccctcctcttcctcctgctgctcctctgctgttgctcctcctgctgtcacctcttcctcttcttcttcctcctcctcctcctcctcctcctcctcctcctcttcctcttcctgtccgGCCCAGCAGGCTGCCTGCCTCAGCCAAG AAGTGACGGACAGAGAAGAAGACGCAGTTCCCCCCAGTGTTCTCACTCCTGAGGACACTTCACCTCCCCCCATAAGCTTTACCAATACACACCTCCTGTCTGCTGACCCCGCTCAG GTACAACaacctgctgtctgtctgtctgaacacacaCTCTGTGGAGCGCCTACAAGtattactactaccactactactactactacaaataaTGTCTG A